From a region of the Besnoitia besnoiti strain Bb-Ger1 chromosome I, whole genome shotgun sequence genome:
- a CDS encoding putative 23S rRNA methyltransferase (encoded by transcript BESB_008820), giving the protein MALERGVTPSRAEYGDAGAACDGRTADCKVIQQLNFGEDNGEHRSAQLPECPAGRAALRQDSQGSVHEVVDRSNQVDLLETDGGMTTSEPGGCEDPQDPTLCFDSEYRSYCSSLEGRQPRRRGRATLDSPERPDSSDISLLKGTACADGNDSGKRKRFKGAQRGNNDKMHPRNRHAKCSVDYGALGEKYSTLKQFLIPKKTSGFSLDLTDTLALYELAKALFMEFYGVQLKLPLSTDRFLVPCIPSRANYVHHVADLLLDVDQEGAVHLALHGRGSLSFEVRQSVQEAQPLRGKNVRVLDIGVGANCVYPLLGCTEYRWSFVGSDVSERSLAVARENVEINGLSSSVHLRRQSDPGKFFAGVVGNREIFALSMCNPPFHESVTQVNVCPFRVLEAQNHELLCEGGELQFILGMIQESRVFSSQFLWFTSLVARATTVKTLKKFLWDELRAFADRPHQVERMNKRWADTLNRHSEGIRLSEDDGEQQCAAACDEHPHVAEFRCKELYQGRQTRWALCWTFWTKDQRKRVREYIEGLGDVSDTNIGRAAL; this is encoded by the exons ATGGCGCTGGAGCGGGGTGTTACACCCTCCAGGGCCGAATATGGGGACGCGGGGGCGGCGTGCGATG GGCGAACTGCCGACTGCAAAGTCATCCAGCAGCTAAATTTTGGCGAAGATAATGGGGAACACAGATCTGCGCAGCTTCCAGAATGCCCCGCGGGAAGGGCGGCGTTGCGTCAGGATAGCCAGGGCTCTGTACATGAGGTAGTCGACCGGAGCAACCAAGTGGATCTTCTCGAGACAGATGGAGGAATGACCACGTCAGAGCCCGGTGGCTGCGAAGACCCACAGGATCCTACGTTATGTTTCGACAGCGAATATCGCAGCTACTGCTCATCGCTGGAGggaaggcagccgcggcggcgagggcgtgcCACACTGGATTCCCCGGAGCGTCCAGACTCTTCGGACATTTCGCTGCTGAAGGGAACAGCATGCGCTGACGGGAATGACAGTGGTAAAAGGAAGCGTTTTAAGGGGGCTCAGCGCGGAAACAACGACAAAATGCATCCTCGAAATCGGCATGCCAAGTGCAGTGTCGATTATGGAGCCCTCGGAGAGAAGTACTCTACACTAAAGCAGTTTCTTATTCCGAAAAAGACTAGCGGGTTTTCGCTTGATCTAACGGATACTTTGGCTCTCTACGAATTGGCCAAAGCGCTCTTTATGGAATTCTATGGTGTGCAGCTGAAACTTCCCTTATCCACAGATCGGTTCCTCGTACCGTGTATCCCCTCCAGAGCAAATTATGTACACCACGTAGCGGATCTTCTGCTCGATGTTGATCAAGAGGGCGCGGTGCATTTGGCACTTCACGGGCGCGGTAGTCTTTCTTTCGAGGTAAGGCAAAGCGTACAAGAAGctcagcctctgcgcggaaAAAACGTCAGGGTACTGGACATTGGCGTTGGAGCAAACTGCGTGTATCCGCTGCTGGGCTGCACTGAGTATAGGTGGAGTTTCGTAGGGTCTGACGTCAGTGAGCGTTCTCTTGCAGTAGCTCGTGAAAATGTGGAAATCAATGGCCTCAGCTCCTCCGTACACCTGCGAAGGCAATCCGATCCCGGAAAGTTTTTTGCTGGCGTAGTTGGAAACCGGGAGATTTTTGCGCTCTCAATGTGCAACCCGCCCTTTCATGAGTCTGTAACCCAGGTTAACGTCTGTCCCTTTCGGGTGCTCGAGGCACAAAATCATGAGCTACTttgcgaaggcggcgaactACAGTTCATACTGGGTATGATACAGGAGAGTCGGGTATTTTCTTCCCAGTTCCTTTGGTTTACTTCTTTGGTTGCGCGGGCGACTACTGTGAAAACCCTAAAGAAGTTTCTGTGGGACGAGTTGCGCGCATTCGCCGACAGGCCACATCAGGTGGAACGTATGAATAAACGATGGGCCGATACCCTTAATAGGCACAGTGAGGGGATACGTTTATCCGAAGACGACGGGGAACAACAGTGCGCAGCGGCATGTGATGAACATCCTCATGTCGCTGAATTTCGTTGTAAAGAACTTTATCAAGGAAGACAGACGAGATGGGCACTATGCTGGACATTCTGGACAAAGGATCAGAGAAAACGTGTGCGGGAGTATATTGAAGGGTTAGGTGATGTCAGTGACACAAACATTGGACGTGCAGCACTGTGA
- a CDS encoding hipothetical protein (encoded by transcript BESB_008830): MMVKKAIPVILLFLPAVVAARGGAAAPTLTPADNYVVHYIKDDPLFRLLPDPDDLGRLATGGSPNELRLFKQLYDSALQIFDIHGYNWLMSKVMNEEQSMRFSQAMAKIDSSQPHCDKGENPHTGPVEHQAEFPGGPSRSAFGFDLTQWMTNLLGRANSDAGSRVPGINTMSVMSMTMLKGLIQSVAAVVVDVVPPLIPPPVWILRPLPCLPMLTGANCLGSVLYPITMAEFTTADVSDSVMNGVIGSFPSKYQSKIGKTSEAQYRICASAYLGMYCASIFPICWMPLGLSAGMSMPVCFPQCLATLVACPGFWMQDIEGACSDVSVPPFCSFSVFINHRRIPPQYSTYEESHPYPEDCPKFDPLYDTPDTLFDVEKPLPSPIIEEAKKEAPHIPAYPSLGKTLKDYAHVQAPEHVEPLPCDCKGQHTLLERQCHLHAGTPVTVAATPTHARTHYQVPSAAPERCCRICRLFLKGPAETAPPSLTVREEYKPSIKVSVAEHTL, translated from the exons ATGATGGTGAAAAAGGCGATACCCGTCATACTCCTTTTTCTTCCGGCGGTGGTGGCGGCAAGAGgcggggcggctgcgccaACGCTGACGCCAGCGGACAATTATGTAGTACACTACATAAAAGATGACCCTTTGTTTCGGTTGCTGCCCGATCCTGACGACTTGGGCCGGCTCGCAACAGGCGGCAGTCCTAACGAACTACGGCTGTTCAAGCAACTGTATGACTCCGCGCTGCAGATCTTCGACATCCACGGATACAACTGGCTCATGAGCAAAG TTATGAATGAGGAACAGTCCATGCGTTTTTCACAAGCAATGGCGAAAATTGATTCCTCTCAGCCGCAC TGTGACAAGGGAGAGAATCCCCACACGGGGCCTGTAGAACATCAAGCTGAGTTTCCTGGGGGACCGTCTCGGAGTGCTTTTGGCTTCGACCTCACACAGTG GATGACGAATTTGCTCGGACGAGCAAATTCGGATGCTGGCTCAAGAG TGCCTGGCATCAATACAATGTCAGTGATGTCCATGACCATGCTTAAGGGGCTTATTCAGTCCGTTGCCGCGGTCGTGGTCGATGTGGTCCCTCCCTTGATTCCTCCTCCTGTGTGGATACTCAG GCCCTTGCCATGCCTTCCCATGCTAACAG GCGCGAACTGTCTCGGATCTGTGTTATACCCAATCACAATGGCCGAGTTTACAACAGCAGATGTTAGTGACTCCGTAATGAACGGCGTCATAGGGAG CTTTCCCTCAAAATATCAAAGCAAAATCGGCAAGACAAGCGAAGCGCAGTATCGAATCTG CGCTAGCGCGTACCTCGGAATGTACTG TGCCAGCATCTTCCCCATTTGCTGGATGCCTTTGG GGCTTAGTGCGGGAATGTCGATGCCGGTGTGCTTTCCGCAGTGTTTGGCAACGCTTGTGGCATGCCCCGGTTTCTGGATGCAAG ATATTGAGGGCGCCTGCAGTGACGTTTCG GTGCCTCCGTTCTGTTCCTTCTCCGTCTTCATCAACCACCGGCGAATCCCACCACAG TACTCCACGTACGAGGAATCCCATCCATATCCGGAGGACTGTCCGAAATTCG ATCCCCTCTACGATACACCGGATACGTTGTTCGACGTGGAAAAGCCGCTGCCATCGCCAATCAtagaagaagcgaaaaaggAAGCACCGCACATTCCGG CCTACCCCAGCCTTGGGAAGACACTAAAGGATTACGCACATGTTCAGGCACCTGAACATGTTGAGCCCCTGCCGTGTGACTGCAAAGGACAGCACACTCTTCTCGAAAGACAGTGCCACTTGCACGCTGGGACACCCGTGACG GTGGCGGCGACCCCCACACATGCAAGGACACACTACCAAGTTCCGTCAGCGGCACCcgagcgctgctgcaggataTGCAGGCTGTTCCTGAAGG GCCCAGCGGAGACTGCCCCACCGAGTCTCACCGTCAGAGAGGAATACAAGCCCAGTATCAAGGTCAGTGTTGCGGAACATACTCTTTAA
- a CDS encoding acyl-CoA:diacylglycerol acyltransferase 1-related enzyme (encoded by transcript BESB_008840), with product MAELDTDSERKKHSRLHKRDAVSSLLLAPDRKVAEALWLNKQDSLTRLDELQRLYEEAVRAREMVKHVSGSPPGPLRSANGSRRASASSELHDYRGRPLHDQLHGAYRATLLSHHTKNLNLKGFMNLFFILLFVINFRMVTDNLMEYGLMITFPSSFGDILSNWPILLCFLLMHFCILGAFVIERFVAAWVPQILDWSECVLIGINFFLVFIVPYLTVAHSSSAPASSALLLAFSVVWLFKLFSFHHVCLDTRRALRDGDNFHELCSNNEEAELVRKYPNSITLRHLYTFIWMPTMCFQFHYPRVPCIRWLSVIRHVFESAACLALMKIVIDQYIVPVAKNSFTITEMQSIPLSTLLVHFLDKVTKLSIPNLYVWLLMFVGLFHHWCNILAEITRFGDRQFYLDWWNASSFGEYWRKWNLPIHHFLNRHINKPLRRARFPKIVATSVVFLISALLHEYMITVPLQLGWTGWVFLGFMAQAPLTYITNLSFFQRNPTLGNCFFWFIFCFSGQPLGILIYWYLWGVKHGTVQQLDPSKIQIM from the exons ATGGCGGAGCTGGATACAGAttcagagaggaagaaacaCTCCCGTTTGCACAAAAGGGATGCAGTCAGCTcactgctgctggcgccggaCCGCAAGGTGGCCGAGGCGTTgtggctgaacaaacaaGACAGCCTCACACGACTTGACGAGCTTCAGCGGCTGTACGAGGAAGCAGTTCGGGCTAGAGAAATGGTTAAACATGTGTCGGGAAGCCCCCCAGGGCCGCTGCGTTCAGCAAACGGCTCCAGACGTGCTTCAGCCTCTAGCGAGTTACACGACTACCGAGGCAG GCCGCTCCATGATCAGCTGCACGGTGCATACCGTGCGACTTTACTGTCTCACCATACGAAGAATCTGAACCTGAAAGGGTTTATGAACTTGTTTTTTATCCTTCTTTTTGTCATTAATTTCCGGATGGTGACGGACAACCTCATGGAATATG GGCTCATGATCACCTTCCCATCGAGCTTTGGAGATATCCTGTCGAACTGGCCAATACTGCTTTGTTTTCTCCTG ATGCATTTTTGCATTCTAGGTGCCTTCGTCATCGAGCGTTTCGTCGCGGCCTGGGTTCCGCAGATTTTAGATTGGTCTGAATGCGTCCTGATTGGCATTAACTTTTTTCTGGTCTTCATCGTTCCATATCTAACAGTCGCCCATTCCTCTTCTGCACCCG CATCATCTGCACTGCTCCTGGCATTTTCAGTCGTATGGCTCTTTAAACTCTTTTCATTCCACCATGTTTGCCTTGATACGCGGCGAGCTTTGAG GGACGGAGATAATTTCCATGAGCTGTGCTCGAACAACGAG GAGGCTGAGCTTGTTCGGAAATATCCGAATTCCATAACGCTACGGCATCTGTACACATTCATCTGGATGCCTACGATGTGTTTCCAA tttCATTATCCTCGGGTCCCGTGTATTAGATGGCTGTCAGTTATCCGTCATGTCTTCGAATCTGCAGCCTGCCTGGCGCTCATGAA GATCGTCATCGACCAATACATTGTTCCTGTTGCAAAAAACTCCTTCACGATAACAGAAATGCAGTCGATACCTTTGAGCACGCTTCTTGTCCATTTCCTTGACAAG GTCACCAAGCTCTCTATTCCAAATCTCTATGTGTGGCTTCTCATGTTCGTCGGGCTCTTCCACCACTGGTGCAATATCCTTGCGGAGATTACCCGCTTCGGCGACAGACAGTTTTACCTG GACTGGTGGAACGCGTCAAGCTTCGGAGAGTACTGGAGAAAGTGGAATCTACCGATTCACCATTTCCTTAACCGTCACATAAACAAGCCGCTTCGTCGAGCAC GTTTCCCCAAGATTGTTGCCACGTCCGTCGTCTTCCTAATTTCTGCGCTCCTTCATGAGTATATGATCAcggtgccgctgcagctcggcTGGACAGGCTGGGTGTTCTTAGGCTTCATGG CTCAAGCGCCGCTCACCTATATAACAAACCTCTCATTC TTTCAGAGAAATCCTACGCTTGGGAACTGCTTCTTTTGGTTTATTTTCTGTTTCTCCGGCCAACCG CTTGGTATTCTGATCTACTGGTATTTGTGGGGAGTGAAGCATGGAACGGTCCAACAACTAGATCCGAGTAAAATCCAGATAATGTAG
- a CDS encoding putative Lsm12 (encoded by transcript BESB_008850): MALPASAPSSPLTPATSALPLSFDFSADLGYPVTIRTTAGETFRGELYCYDNGPTGLVTLKEDTEAGKANFHIVRRGVVADVVSERRNGGASRQNLSKPPIVDRGIIDHVEKAGIAEFEKRKYTIGVGVTAEAQDLFNFIWKTHPDCVWRGQDIVIQSLEVSIRPPYEPSSVSGRDTRAKERITSVVMKFRQRREREAARQSQDAMPFSGVSSNTHQANGGSESPVIPRETSGPTDGPSFTDGTSNHSR, encoded by the exons ATGGCTCTACCGGCGAgtgcgccttcctctcctttgACGCCTGCGACGTCGGCATTACCCCTTTCATTTGACTTTTCAGCGGATTTGGGATACCCGGTGACTATCAGGACAACTGCAGGGGAGACTTTTCGAGGAGAATTGTACTGCTACGACAATGGGCCAACAGGTCTTGTGACGCTAA AAGAAGATACGGAAGCAGGAAAGGCAAATTTCCACATTGTTCGCCGGGGCGTTGTTGCGGACGTTGTGTCGGAAAGGCGTAATGGAGGGGCAAGCCGGCAGAATCTGTCGAAGCCTCCCATCGTCGACAGAGGCATCATTGACCACGTCGAAAAAGCCGGCATTGCTGAATTCGAGAAGCGAAAATATACCATTGGCGTCGGAGTAACGGCTGAAGCACAAGACCTCTTCAACTTCATTTGGAAGAC ACATCCAGATTGCGTTTGGCGGGGCCAAGATATCGTTATACAAAGCCTGGAGGTGTCCATTCGCCCACCTTACGAACCTTCTAGCGTGTCCGGTCGTGACACTcgagcgaaggagagaatCACTAGCGTT GTTATGAAATTtcgacagagaagagaacgtGAGGCAGCACGACAGTCACAGGATGCCATGCCGTTTTCAGGCGTTTCCTCAAACACG CACCAAGCGAACGGAGGGTCCGAGAGCCCTGTTATCCCCCGTGAAACATCCGGGCCAACCGATGGACCGTCCTTTACTGACGGCACTTCTAATCATTCGCGGTGA